From a single Fusobacterium ulcerans ATCC 49185 genomic region:
- a CDS encoding cell division protein SepF, with the protein MDMDVNIVFIKPTKFEDCMKCIEHIKKDRIVHINLFDLDANDSQRILDYISGAVYIQEGQIVNPGEKVFCTIPKNKKFVFEYKDRNSVMDSRYDEEEEIIPSYKK; encoded by the coding sequence ATGGATATGGATGTCAATATAGTTTTTATTAAACCAACTAAATTTGAAGACTGCATGAAATGTATAGAACATATAAAAAAAGATAGAATAGTTCACATAAATCTTTTTGATTTAGATGCAAATGATTCACAAAGAATATTAGATTATATTAGTGGAGCAGTATATATTCAAGAAGGACAGATAGTAAATCCGGGAGAAAAGGTATTTTGTACAATTCCTAAAAATAAAAAATTTGTTTTTGAATATAAAGATAGAAATAGCGTAATGGACTCAAGATATGATGAAGAGGAAGAAATAATTCCATCTTATAAAAAATAA
- a CDS encoding lysophospholipid acyltransferase family protein produces the protein MIYRIQYWIIMFFRFIILLFPENTRFKFAEFLGWLGYHIVKKRREIALANLKLAFPEKTEKERERIALESFKVMLKAFLCTLWFGKYLHDPGRVNIENIEILHKAAAENKGVVVSTLHLGNMEATVKAGEGYDITTVAKKQRNPYLDKFITESRKNDLNLTILKKSKRTSRELIERLNNKGIIALFSDHRDKGATVTFFGETTKAPTGAVSLALKYDIPFVWGYNVMHKDNSSTVKVVEQIEFIRTDNFKEDVQVNTQLLISKMEEVIREYPEQWMWFHDRWNLYSKLHKKKKK, from the coding sequence ATGATATATAGAATACAATATTGGATAATCATGTTTTTTAGATTTATTATTCTTCTTTTTCCTGAAAATACCAGATTTAAATTTGCAGAATTTTTAGGTTGGTTAGGATACCATATAGTAAAAAAAAGAAGAGAAATTGCTCTTGCTAATCTTAAACTTGCTTTTCCAGAAAAAACTGAAAAAGAGAGAGAGAGAATTGCTCTTGAATCTTTCAAAGTAATGCTGAAAGCTTTTTTATGTACTTTATGGTTTGGAAAATATCTTCATGATCCAGGAAGGGTAAATATAGAAAATATAGAAATTCTGCATAAAGCTGCTGCAGAAAATAAAGGTGTTGTAGTTTCTACACTTCATCTAGGTAATATGGAAGCTACTGTTAAAGCTGGAGAGGGATATGATATTACTACTGTTGCTAAAAAACAACGAAACCCATACCTTGATAAATTTATAACTGAAAGCAGAAAAAATGACCTTAATCTTACAATTTTAAAAAAGAGCAAAAGAACAAGCAGAGAGCTTATAGAAAGGCTTAACAACAAAGGAATAATTGCATTATTCAGTGACCACAGAGATAAAGGAGCTACTGTTACTTTCTTTGGTGAAACTACTAAAGCACCTACTGGAGCTGTTTCTCTTGCGCTGAAATATGACATCCCATTTGTCTGGGGATACAATGTTATGCATAAAGATAATTCTTCTACAGTAAAAGTTGTAGAACAGATAGAATTTATCAGAACTGATAATTTTAAAGAAGATGTACAGGTAAATACACAGCTTCTCATAAGTAAAATGGAAGAGGTAATCAGAGAATATCCTGAACAATGGATGTGGTTCCATGATAGATGGAATTTATACAGTAAACTTCATAAAAAAAAGAAAAAATAA
- a CDS encoding DHH family phosphoesterase, translating into MESFLDIKNKIMESKKILITAHVNPDGDAIGAGLALLSGIEKFNKNCEVKFVLQDKTPDRVKFLELEKRAEMYDADKKYDIDIAICVDSATLTRIGDVEKAIKNIFTINIDHHISNPEYGDINYVENVSSTSEIIYKFLKFLDVEIDINIGEALYTGLVNDTGNFKHDNVTEETFKMAGDLVKIGVNNSKIVREFLNTKSMAAIKFLGQAMYEMKFDEKKKLAYFYLSNEDFMKNGGRKEDTEEIVENLVSYEKAEVSLFLREDTTGVIKGSMRSKHDIDVNAIAGIFGGGGHCKASGFTSELPAEEIVRIILEKL; encoded by the coding sequence TTGGAAAGTTTTTTAGATATAAAAAATAAGATAATGGAAAGTAAAAAAATACTTATAACTGCTCATGTGAATCCAGATGGAGATGCAATTGGAGCAGGGCTTGCTCTTTTATCTGGAATTGAAAAATTTAATAAGAATTGTGAAGTGAAATTTGTTCTTCAGGATAAAACTCCTGACAGAGTAAAATTTCTGGAATTAGAAAAAAGAGCAGAAATGTATGATGCAGATAAAAAATATGATATAGATATTGCTATATGTGTTGATAGTGCTACTTTGACCAGAATAGGAGATGTGGAAAAAGCAATAAAGAATATATTTACAATAAATATAGATCATCATATCAGCAATCCAGAATATGGAGACATTAACTATGTGGAAAATGTTTCTTCTACAAGTGAAATAATATATAAGTTTTTAAAATTTTTGGATGTTGAAATTGATATAAATATAGGAGAGGCTCTGTATACTGGACTTGTAAATGATACTGGGAATTTTAAACATGATAATGTAACTGAAGAAACATTTAAAATGGCAGGAGATCTAGTTAAAATAGGAGTTAATAATTCTAAGATAGTTAGAGAGTTTTTAAATACTAAAAGTATGGCAGCTATAAAATTTTTAGGTCAGGCTATGTATGAAATGAAATTTGATGAAAAAAAGAAACTGGCTTATTTTTACCTTTCTAATGAAGATTTTATGAAAAATGGTGGAAGAAAAGAAGATACAGAAGAAATAGTAGAAAATTTGGTATCATATGAAAAAGCAGAGGTATCTTTATTTTTAAGAGAAGATACAACAGGGGTTATCAAAGGAAGTATGAGAAGCAAACATGATATAGATGTAAATGCTATAGCTGGAATATTTGGTGGTGGAGGACATTGTAAAGCTTCAGGTTTTACAAGTGAACTTCCAGCTGAAGAAATAGTTAGAATAATTTTAGAAAAGTTATAA
- a CDS encoding bifunctional folylpolyglutamate synthase/dihydrofolate synthase, with the protein MDINELLNELYSYSMHGIKLGLENIKKICEKLGNPQDSYKIIHIAGTNGKGSTATTLETILLEAGYSVGKYTSPHILKFNERIRADRKDISDEDIARYYETVKKAIENAGVKPTFFEVTTAMMFKYFQDKKVDYVVLETGMGGRFDATNISKADLCIITNVTLDHTEYLGDTIYKIAREKAGIIKECPKVIVADSDSEFLKAVNEEKAKVINVLEKYKDAEEKLDFEKFITEIKIDGDIFEFSLFGDYQFKNFLCAYEAALELKIPKEIIKKASRKVEWQCRFERYSINPLVVLDGAHNPDGMLELKKVIEKGYKSEEVVAIVSMLKDKDVKSMLKILKSVSSTLILTSLAENPRGTFGDEIYNQLSDVEGCSVENDLMKAYKNALAMNKKIILICGSFYLLSKFKEEINE; encoded by the coding sequence ATGGATATAAACGAATTATTAAATGAACTTTATTCATACTCAATGCATGGAATAAAATTAGGATTGGAAAATATAAAAAAAATATGTGAGAAATTAGGAAATCCACAAGATTCTTATAAAATAATTCATATAGCTGGAACTAATGGAAAAGGATCAACAGCTACAACACTAGAAACTATATTGCTTGAGGCTGGTTATAGTGTAGGAAAATACACGTCTCCACATATATTGAAGTTTAATGAAAGAATAAGAGCAGACAGAAAAGATATAAGTGATGAGGATATAGCTCGTTATTATGAAACAGTAAAAAAAGCTATAGAGAATGCTGGAGTAAAACCTACATTTTTTGAAGTGACAACTGCTATGATGTTCAAATACTTTCAAGACAAAAAGGTGGACTATGTAGTACTTGAAACTGGTATGGGGGGAAGATTTGATGCTACCAATATCAGTAAAGCAGATTTGTGTATAATAACTAATGTAACTTTAGATCATACTGAATACTTGGGAGATACTATTTATAAAATAGCTAGAGAAAAAGCAGGAATAATAAAAGAGTGCCCTAAAGTAATAGTAGCAGATAGTGACAGTGAATTTTTAAAAGCTGTAAATGAAGAAAAAGCAAAAGTAATTAATGTTTTAGAAAAGTATAAAGACGCTGAAGAGAAACTTGATTTTGAAAAATTTATAACAGAGATAAAAATAGATGGAGATATTTTTGAATTTTCTTTGTTTGGAGATTATCAATTTAAAAATTTTCTCTGTGCATATGAAGCTGCTTTGGAATTAAAAATACCTAAAGAGATAATAAAAAAGGCAAGTAGAAAAGTAGAGTGGCAGTGTAGATTCGAGAGATATAGTATTAATCCTCTTGTAGTATTAGATGGAGCTCACAATCCTGATGGAATGCTGGAATTGAAAAAAGTAATTGAAAAAGGGTATAAATCAGAAGAAGTAGTAGCCATAGTATCTATGTTAAAAGATAAAGATGTAAAAAGCATGCTGAAAATATTAAAAAGTGTATCCTCCACTTTAATATTAACATCTCTTGCTGAAAATCCTAGAGGAACTTTTGGAGATGAAATATATAATCAGCTTTCAGATGTAGAAGGATGCAGTGTAGAAAATGATTTGATGAAAGCTTATAAAAATGCTTTAGCTATGAATAAAAAAATAATTCTTATATGTGGTTCATTTTATCTTTTGAGTAAATTTAAAGAGGAAATAAATGAGTAG
- a CDS encoding CsgG/HfaB family protein gives MKSRNIAGIVFMTLLFLSCGKTGVESNIKKDNKVVSLREYNTLKETNLPKRRVVIGKVKNYSRFGTQRTDITTKDILASEFSNSGRFNVLERSDLDSVIEELAFSNTLGEKSLLSKQKFLDTDFVIIGSVTKYALNTIGNKSLFSKSKEQKAEVVIELKVIDVTNGKVWIETGEGSSSITFGTVLGAGTYGSYTSLEEEAFRAAVIQGVEKIVKKLDSMPWSASIVKKSGDTIIINSGANSNLKLGTEMEVYKIGASIEYRGEILGYEEERVGSAVVTNYIGEEAASLRYDGKNFTIPGIVKIKK, from the coding sequence ATGAAATCAAGAAATATTGCAGGAATAGTTTTTATGACCCTTCTTTTTCTATCTTGTGGAAAAACAGGAGTAGAAAGCAATATAAAAAAAGATAACAAAGTAGTCAGTTTGAGAGAATATAATACTTTGAAGGAAACTAATCTTCCTAAAAGAAGAGTAGTTATAGGGAAGGTAAAAAATTATTCAAGATTTGGAACACAGAGAACTGATATAACAACAAAAGATATTCTTGCTTCTGAATTTTCAAACTCAGGAAGATTTAATGTGTTAGAAAGAAGCGATTTAGATTCTGTTATAGAAGAATTAGCATTTTCTAATACTTTAGGAGAAAAATCATTGCTATCAAAACAAAAGTTTTTAGATACAGATTTTGTAATAATAGGAAGTGTAACAAAATATGCACTAAATACTATTGGGAATAAGTCGTTATTTTCAAAAAGCAAAGAACAGAAAGCAGAAGTAGTTATTGAATTAAAAGTTATAGATGTAACTAATGGAAAGGTATGGATAGAAACAGGTGAAGGAAGTTCTAGTATTACATTTGGAACTGTACTTGGGGCAGGAACATATGGTTCGTATACTTCTTTGGAAGAGGAAGCATTTAGAGCTGCTGTAATACAGGGAGTAGAAAAAATAGTAAAAAAACTGGATTCAATGCCTTGGAGTGCGAGTATTGTAAAAAAATCTGGAGATACAATAATAATAAATTCAGGTGCTAATAGTAATTTGAAATTAGGAACTGAAATGGAAGTATATAAAATAGGAGCTTCAATAGAATATAGAGGAGAAATTCTAGGATATGAAGAGGAAAGAGTAGGAAGTGCAGTAGTGACAAATTATATTGGTGAAGAGGCTGCTTCTTTAAGATATGATGGAAAAAATTTCACAATTCCTGGCATTGTAAAAATAAAAAAATAA
- the hprK gene encoding HPr(Ser) kinase/phosphatase codes for MEHFNMELVNEGDLDFEINTPSLYQIGYELIGFFDEDGDELNKYLHIFGKKEAMFVDKLSSEKKSEMWNKYFTYNFPALIITGETKVTKEMVEAARKNNKTILKSPMRTSKTIREIKFFLSKELAEEKMINGYMLLEILGVGVLLTGYEDAKLGVTIELLERGHKLITDNNLIIKRVAENDLEGYNRFDKTIMDSHFFIVNNKDGSKIDVTTQFGIKATRKMKRIDMLVVLEEWDEKKFYDRLGLDEVYEEFLGEKIPKVTVPVRKGRNLAIILETAALNYRLKMMGVNSAEYFMQESKKIIAANRAKQGDSDMNNDKLLPVRKLKNEFNLKVLHGEEKLDSTYVKTTGIHRPSLALSGYVDMYEDEGYTGVQLFSKVEFKYLESLSEEKRIENLKRYLEFHFPIIVLTSDAEMPEYFLNLIKEKDLILCRSPYKKSSQLIANFNGFLETYFTPNLSLHGVFLELYGFGVLLVGKSGIGKSETALELIHRGHRLIADDMVKFVKDVSGDIIGKAAKLPYFMEIRGLGIIDIKTLYGLGAVRINKKLDIIIELKEQERDNYLTSVDYQSTSSEILGNKIPKVILYISSGRNAAAMVEIAVMNLMAIMLGHDPEKLYEEGMKRMTEEERKILEA; via the coding sequence ATGGAACATTTTAATATGGAACTTGTAAATGAAGGAGATCTCGACTTTGAAATAAATACACCAAGTCTATATCAAATAGGTTATGAATTAATAGGATTCTTTGATGAAGATGGAGATGAATTGAATAAATATCTTCATATTTTTGGTAAGAAAGAAGCTATGTTTGTAGATAAACTATCTTCAGAAAAAAAATCTGAGATGTGGAATAAATATTTTACATATAATTTTCCTGCTCTTATTATTACAGGGGAAACTAAAGTTACTAAAGAGATGGTAGAGGCTGCTAGAAAGAATAATAAAACTATTCTTAAAAGTCCTATGAGAACATCAAAAACTATAAGAGAGATAAAGTTTTTTTTATCTAAAGAATTAGCAGAAGAAAAGATGATTAATGGGTATATGCTTCTTGAAATACTTGGAGTGGGAGTATTGCTTACTGGATACGAAGATGCAAAGCTAGGAGTAACTATCGAACTTTTAGAAAGAGGACATAAACTTATAACTGATAATAATCTTATTATAAAAAGAGTGGCAGAGAATGATCTAGAAGGATATAACCGTTTTGACAAGACTATAATGGACAGTCATTTTTTTATAGTAAATAATAAAGATGGAAGTAAAATAGATGTAACTACTCAATTTGGAATAAAAGCAACAAGAAAAATGAAGAGAATAGATATGCTTGTAGTACTTGAAGAATGGGATGAAAAAAAGTTCTATGACAGATTAGGTTTAGATGAAGTATATGAAGAATTTTTAGGAGAAAAGATTCCAAAAGTGACTGTTCCTGTAAGAAAGGGAAGGAATCTTGCAATAATTTTAGAAACAGCAGCTTTAAATTACAGATTAAAAATGATGGGAGTAAATTCAGCAGAATACTTTATGCAGGAATCTAAAAAAATAATAGCTGCAAATAGAGCAAAACAAGGAGATAGTGATATGAATAATGATAAACTGCTTCCAGTTAGAAAATTAAAAAATGAATTTAACTTAAAGGTTTTACATGGAGAAGAAAAATTAGACAGTACATATGTAAAAACTACTGGGATACACAGACCATCTCTAGCGTTATCAGGATATGTTGATATGTATGAAGATGAAGGGTATACAGGAGTCCAACTTTTTTCAAAGGTAGAATTCAAATATTTGGAAAGTTTATCTGAGGAGAAGAGGATAGAAAATTTAAAAAGATATTTAGAATTCCATTTTCCAATAATTGTACTTACATCTGATGCTGAAATGCCAGAGTATTTTTTAAATTTAATAAAAGAAAAAGATTTGATACTCTGCAGAAGTCCATATAAAAAGTCATCTCAGTTAATAGCTAATTTTAATGGATTTTTAGAAACATATTTTACTCCTAATTTGTCACTTCATGGAGTATTTTTGGAGCTATATGGATTTGGAGTGCTTCTTGTAGGAAAAAGTGGAATAGGAAAAAGTGAAACTGCACTTGAACTTATTCACAGAGGGCATAGATTGATAGCAGATGATATGGTAAAATTTGTAAAAGATGTAAGTGGAGATATAATAGGTAAGGCAGCTAAACTTCCATATTTTATGGAAATAAGAGGATTGGGAATAATAGATATAAAAACTCTGTATGGATTAGGAGCTGTAAGAATAAATAAAAAATTAGATATCATAATAGAATTGAAAGAACAGGAGAGAGATAATTATCTTACATCAGTAGATTATCAAAGTACTTCATCAGAAATATTAGGAAATAAAATACCTAAGGTAATTTTATATATATCATCTGGAAGAAATGCTGCAGCAATGGTAGAAATAGCTGTTATGAATCTTATGGCAATAATGCTCGGTCATGACCCTGAAAAACTTTATGAAGAGGGAATGAAGAGAATGACTGAAGAGGAAAGAAAAATTTTAGAAGCATAG
- a CDS encoding 5'-methylthioadenosine/adenosylhomocysteine nucleosidase: protein MKIGIIGAMNEEVVELKAVMSNIKSENIGNLEFFDGKLLGKDVILVEGGIGKVNAAICATLMINYFKVDKVLFTGVAGGVNPDINIGDIVIGKDLIEHDFDSTAFGYELGQIPRMDTYIFKADQQLIDIACNVAEEEFGKSKVCVGRIVSGDEFVASVERIKWLRETFNADCTEMEGAAVAHVCHVFNMPFLIIRAISDKANHDAKVDFPEFVKLAAKNSKTIIEGILNRI from the coding sequence ATGAAAATAGGTATAATTGGTGCAATGAATGAGGAAGTAGTAGAGTTAAAAGCTGTAATGAGTAATATAAAATCTGAAAATATTGGAAATCTTGAATTTTTTGATGGAAAACTTTTAGGAAAAGATGTAATATTAGTTGAAGGTGGGATAGGAAAAGTAAATGCAGCTATTTGTGCTACACTTATGATAAACTATTTTAAAGTGGATAAAGTACTTTTTACAGGAGTAGCAGGTGGAGTGAATCCAGATATCAATATAGGAGATATAGTTATAGGTAAAGATCTTATAGAACATGACTTTGACAGCACAGCTTTTGGATATGAACTTGGACAAATACCAAGAATGGATACATATATATTCAAAGCAGATCAGCAATTAATTGATATAGCTTGTAATGTGGCAGAAGAAGAATTTGGAAAATCTAAAGTATGTGTAGGGCGTATAGTAAGTGGAGATGAATTTGTTGCTTCAGTAGAAAGAATAAAATGGCTAAGAGAAACATTTAATGCTGATTGCACAGAAATGGAAGGAGCAGCAGTAGCTCATGTATGTCATGTTTTCAATATGCCTTTTCTTATCATAAGAGCAATATCTGATAAAGCTAACCATGATGCAAAAGTTGATTTTCCTGAATTTGTAAAATTAGCAGCTAAAAATTCAAAAACTATAATAGAAGGTATTTTGAATAGAATTTAA